The following are from one region of the Vidua macroura isolate BioBank_ID:100142 chromosome 15, ASM2450914v1, whole genome shotgun sequence genome:
- the IRF1 gene encoding interferon regulatory factor 1, which yields MPVSRMRMRPWLEMQIDSNQIPGLIWINKDKRIFQIPWKHAAKHGWDMEKDACLFRSWAIHTGRYKEGEKDPDPKTWKANFRCAMNSLPDIEEVKDKSINRGSSAVRVYRMLPPLTKHQKKERKSKSSREVRNKSKRKCYEETKLKESAESLTNTPLPDDHSGYTIHDYAGQEVEVESTAITLDLSSCEVSGSLTDWRPPMEVTMADSTNDLYQLQVSPLASSSEVTDEDEEEINPDIFKLLGPAQDWHNTSIGGKGFLTNESGTQTLCSTYSYKEQDGDIDTTSGELDFRFFDQKDFSWLDTVRPTMQVIPCGL from the exons ATGCCAGTGTCAAGAATGCGCATGAGGCCGTGGTTGGAAATGCAGATTGATTCCAATCAAATACCAGGACTGATATGGATTAACAAG GACAAGAGGATCTTTCAAATCCCATGGAAACACGCAGCTAAGCATGGCTGGGACATGGAGAAGGATGCCTGCCTTTTCCGGAGCTGGGCCATTCATACAG GAAGGTATAAAGAAGGTGAGAAAGATCCTGATCCAAAAACCTGGAAGGCAAATTTCCGCTGCGCCATGAATTCCCTGCCTGACATTGAAGAAGTGAAGGATAAAAGCATCAACAGGGGCTCCAGTGCTGTCAGGGTTTACAGGATGCTGCCACCCTTGACAAAGCATCAGAAGAAAG aaaggAAGTCAAAGTCTTCAAGAGAAGTAAGAAACAAGAGCAAGAGAAAG TGTTATGAAGAGACAAAGCTGAAAGAGTCAGCAGAAAGCTTAACCAACACTCCTTTGCCAGATGACCACAGTGGCTACACCATTCACGACTACGCAGGGCAGGAAGTGGAGGTGGAGAGCACAGCCATCACCTTGG ACCTGTCCTCCTGCGAGGTGAGCGGCTCCCTGACCGACTGGAGGCCACCAATGGAGGTCACCATGGCTGACAGCACCAACGACCTCTACCAGCTCCAGGTGTCTCCCCTGGCTTCCTCCTCGGAGG TCACAGACGAAGATGAAGAGGAAATAAACCCGGATATTTTTAAG CTGCTTGGCCCAGCCCAAGACTGGCACAACACCAGCATTGGGGGGAAAGGCTTTCTCACCAATGAGTCAGGCACCCAGACCCTGTGCAGCACCTACAGCTACAAGGAGCAGGACGGGGACATCGACACGACATCAG GAGAGCTGGATTTCAGGTTCTTTGACCAGAAAGACTTCTCCTGGCTGGATACAGTGAGGCCAACCATGCAAGTCATTCCCTGTGGATTGTAA